A stretch of the Dyella telluris genome encodes the following:
- a CDS encoding glycoside hydrolase family 30 protein: protein MAERGSESSRAAVAFVALLTLVTFAVVCAPRFQHAAVTAPLAAATGPVMPPVEVWLSTEDRRLKLDRQPDLALSVRGDATADVVIDLDKKYQTMDGFGAAMTDSSAWLLQTKMSDGQRGALLHELYGPPPNLNLTMMRLTIGASDFSRSLYTLDDVPVGETDPTLAHFNVAPNLREVIPTVREVLSINPAVLVIASSWSAPAWMKSGENLIGGQLLEQYESAFADYLVKYVDAYRGYGIPIFALTLQNEPSFLPVTYPGMLMDADQRARIVAQYLGPKLANRNPRTRILEWDHNWNHPEQPLAVLGDPAAARYIDGVAWHCYEGSPSAQGKVHHAYPKKDVYLTECSGGDWASSANGELIWFSRNLLVAGIRQWARGVVYWNLALDEEHGPHYGGCAACKGVVLIDSKTGEVSRNDEYYALAHFSTFVLPGAIRLGSTDTDADQGIANVAFQNVSDGSMVLVMVNSNKQERHVSVSEGQSLFDYTMPPRSVATFVWNTNPAGAWMNRAIRWLGRGR, encoded by the coding sequence ATGGCTGAGCGCGGATCGGAATCCAGCCGGGCTGCCGTCGCCTTCGTCGCTTTGCTCACTCTGGTTACCTTTGCCGTGGTGTGTGCACCGCGCTTTCAGCATGCGGCTGTAACGGCTCCGCTCGCCGCCGCCACCGGGCCGGTGATGCCGCCCGTCGAGGTCTGGCTGAGCACGGAGGATCGCCGGCTGAAGCTGGACAGGCAGCCCGACCTGGCACTGAGCGTGCGCGGCGACGCCACGGCCGATGTGGTGATCGACCTCGACAAGAAATACCAGACCATGGACGGGTTCGGCGCCGCCATGACGGATTCGTCGGCCTGGCTGCTGCAGACCAAGATGAGCGACGGGCAGCGTGGCGCGCTGTTGCACGAGCTGTATGGCCCGCCGCCCAACCTCAACCTGACCATGATGCGCCTGACCATCGGCGCGTCTGATTTCTCGCGCTCGCTGTATACGCTGGACGATGTGCCGGTGGGCGAAACCGACCCCACGCTGGCCCACTTCAACGTCGCCCCCAACCTGCGCGAAGTGATACCGACAGTGCGCGAAGTGCTGTCCATCAACCCGGCCGTGCTGGTCATTGCGTCCTCGTGGAGCGCGCCGGCATGGATGAAGAGCGGCGAAAACCTGATCGGCGGGCAGTTGCTGGAGCAGTATGAGAGTGCCTTCGCCGACTATCTGGTCAAGTACGTGGATGCGTACCGCGGTTACGGCATTCCCATTTTCGCGCTGACGCTGCAGAACGAGCCCAGCTTCCTGCCAGTGACCTACCCGGGCATGCTGATGGATGCGGACCAGCGGGCGCGCATCGTTGCGCAGTACCTGGGCCCCAAGCTCGCGAACCGCAACCCGCGCACGCGCATCCTGGAGTGGGACCACAACTGGAACCACCCCGAGCAGCCGCTGGCCGTGCTGGGCGACCCGGCGGCGGCGCGTTACATCGATGGCGTGGCCTGGCATTGCTACGAAGGCAGCCCGTCGGCGCAGGGCAAGGTGCATCACGCGTATCCGAAGAAGGATGTCTACCTCACCGAGTGTTCCGGTGGTGACTGGGCATCCAGCGCCAATGGCGAGCTGATCTGGTTCTCGCGCAACCTGTTGGTGGCCGGCATCCGGCAATGGGCGCGTGGTGTGGTGTACTGGAATCTCGCGCTCGACGAGGAGCATGGGCCGCATTACGGTGGCTGCGCCGCGTGCAAGGGCGTGGTGCTCATTGATTCGAAGACGGGCGAGGTGAGCCGCAACGACGAGTACTACGCGCTGGCGCACTTCAGCACCTTCGTGCTGCCCGGCGCCATCCGCCTGGGCTCCACCGATACCGATGCGGACCAGGGCATCGCCAACGTGGCCTTCCAGAACGTATCCGATGGATCGATGGTGCTGGTGATGGTGAACAGCAACAAGCAGGAACGCCACGTGTCGGTGTCGGAAGGACAATCCCTGTTTGACTACACCATGCCGCCGCGCAGCGTGGCGACCTTTGTGTGGAACACCAACCCGGCCGGCGCGTGGATGAACCGTGCCATCCGGTGGCTGGGCAGGGGGCGGTAA
- a CDS encoding alpha/beta fold hydrolase, whose amino-acid sequence MSQKADSSTGSGYVTVSDGTQIFYKDWGSGQPIFFHHGWPLSADDWDAQMMFFLKEGFRVVAHDRRGHGRSTQTSKGHDMDTYADDAFAVSEHLGLTDAVHIGHSTGGGEVARYVARHPKGVKKAVLISAIPPVFRKTERNPDGVPQDVVDSIRDGTAKHRAQFYKDITIPFYGYNRPGAQVDEGVRENWWRQGMMGSAIAHTECVRVLSETEFYDDLAAIQIPVLVMHGEDDQICPFPTTGAVSWKLLKHGRLKSYPGLPHGMPTTHADQINADLLAFIREAS is encoded by the coding sequence ATGAGCCAGAAGGCTGATTCGAGTACGGGCAGTGGGTACGTGACGGTGAGTGACGGAACTCAGATCTTTTACAAGGATTGGGGATCCGGTCAGCCGATCTTCTTCCATCACGGCTGGCCTTTGAGCGCCGACGACTGGGACGCTCAGATGATGTTCTTTTTGAAAGAAGGCTTCCGTGTCGTTGCCCATGACCGCCGCGGACACGGGCGTTCAACGCAGACGTCCAAAGGGCACGACATGGATACGTACGCGGACGACGCTTTCGCCGTGTCGGAGCATCTGGGTCTGACGGATGCGGTTCATATCGGGCATTCGACTGGTGGCGGTGAAGTGGCCCGCTACGTTGCTCGCCACCCGAAGGGTGTCAAGAAGGCCGTCCTCATCAGTGCCATCCCGCCGGTTTTCAGGAAGACCGAAAGGAACCCGGATGGTGTACCGCAAGATGTGGTGGACAGCATTCGCGACGGAACAGCAAAACACCGTGCCCAGTTCTACAAGGACATCACCATTCCGTTTTATGGTTACAACCGGCCGGGCGCACAAGTCGACGAAGGCGTACGCGAGAACTGGTGGCGCCAGGGCATGATGGGAAGTGCCATAGCGCACACCGAGTGCGTTCGCGTGCTATCGGAAACCGAGTTTTATGACGACCTGGCCGCCATCCAGATCCCTGTGCTTGTCATGCATGGCGAGGACGACCAGATCTGCCCGTTTCCGACGACCGGTGCCGTTTCGTGGAAGCTGCTCAAACACGGAAGGCTGAAGTCCTACCCGGGCCTGCCTCATGGCATGCCAACCACCCACGCTGACCAGATCAACGCGGACCTGTTGGCGTTCATCAGGGAAGCGTCATAG
- a CDS encoding VOC family protein, translating to MSKMIFVNLPVTDLKRSRAFYEAVGAVNNPAFSDDTAACMVLSDTIYVMLLTHDKWRQFTSKRIVDAHADAQVLLCLSAESRDDVSSQVDKASHAGGKADPTPVQDYGFMFGRSYEDPDGHIWEVMWMDPNAMPPHG from the coding sequence ATGAGCAAGATGATCTTCGTTAACCTGCCGGTGACCGACCTCAAGCGGTCCCGGGCCTTCTACGAAGCCGTAGGCGCGGTGAACAACCCCGCCTTCAGCGACGACACCGCCGCGTGCATGGTGCTCTCGGACACCATCTACGTCATGCTGCTCACCCACGACAAATGGCGCCAGTTCACCAGCAAGCGCATTGTCGATGCCCATGCGGATGCGCAGGTGCTGCTGTGCCTGTCGGCGGAAAGCCGCGACGATGTGTCCAGCCAGGTGGACAAAGCCAGCCACGCCGGCGGCAAGGCGGACCCCACGCCCGTGCAGGATTACGGCTTCATGTTCGGCCGCAGCTATGAAGATCCCGATGGTCATATCTGGGAAGTGATGTGGATGGACCCCAACGCCATGCCGCCGCACGGCTGA
- a CDS encoding AAA family ATPase — MLKTLAVANYRSLRSLVVPLGPLNLITGANGSGKSNLYRALRLLAETAHGGVGAALAREGGLASTLWAGPERITDRMRKGEVPIQGTVRQEPVGLKLGFAGDDFGYAIDLGFPPPPGAPTAFALDPEIKREAIWSGPFLRSSNVLVDRRGPVARLREGRTWCVVSEHLHAFESLFTQMVDPSRAPEVMRVRETMRAWRFYDHFRSDRDAPARQPQLGTRTAVLGHDGADLAAAWQTIREIGDAHALDAAVDDAFPGATVNIAVSDGRFTLMFSQHGLLRPLSTAELSDGTLRYLLWIAALHTPRPPPLMVLNEPETSLHPDLLPALARLIAGAASRSQVWVVSHASRLISALEENPACHTLALEKDVSQTRVVGLKPLDEPAWYWPER; from the coding sequence ATGCTGAAGACCCTCGCAGTCGCCAACTACCGTTCGTTGCGCTCCCTGGTGGTTCCGCTGGGGCCACTGAACCTGATCACCGGCGCCAACGGCAGCGGCAAGTCGAACCTCTATCGCGCGTTGCGTTTGCTGGCGGAAACCGCCCATGGTGGCGTGGGCGCGGCACTGGCGCGCGAGGGCGGGCTCGCTTCCACGCTCTGGGCTGGCCCGGAGCGCATCACGGATCGCATGCGCAAGGGCGAGGTACCGATTCAGGGCACCGTGCGGCAGGAGCCCGTGGGCCTGAAGCTTGGGTTTGCCGGCGATGATTTCGGCTACGCCATCGACCTGGGGTTTCCGCCGCCACCCGGCGCACCCACCGCGTTCGCGCTTGATCCGGAGATCAAGCGCGAGGCGATCTGGAGCGGGCCCTTCCTGCGATCATCCAACGTGCTGGTGGATCGACGTGGGCCGGTGGCACGCCTGCGGGAAGGACGCACGTGGTGCGTCGTATCCGAACACCTCCATGCCTTCGAAAGCCTGTTCACGCAGATGGTCGACCCCAGCCGCGCACCCGAAGTGATGCGCGTGCGCGAAACCATGCGCGCATGGCGCTTCTACGATCACTTCCGTTCGGACCGCGATGCACCCGCGCGGCAACCGCAACTCGGCACGCGAACGGCGGTGCTTGGCCACGATGGCGCCGATCTGGCCGCCGCATGGCAAACCATTCGCGAGATCGGCGATGCACACGCACTGGATGCCGCCGTGGACGATGCGTTTCCCGGCGCAACGGTCAACATAGCCGTCAGCGACGGTCGCTTTACGCTCATGTTTTCCCAGCACGGCCTGCTGCGTCCACTCTCCACAGCGGAGTTATCCGATGGCACGCTGCGCTACCTGCTATGGATCGCCGCGCTGCACACGCCCCGCCCTCCTCCGCTGATGGTGTTGAACGAACCAGAGACCAGCCTGCACCCGGATCTGCTGCCCGCGCTTGCGCGGCTGATCGCCGGCGCAGCGTCCCGCAGCCAGGTATGGGTGGTGTCGCACGCCTCGCGCCTTATCAGCGCACTCGAAGAAAACCCCGCCTGCCACACCCTGGCCCTGGAGAAGGATGTCAGCCAGACGCGCGTGGTGGGCCTGAAGCCACTGGATGAACCCGCGTGGTACTGGCCCGAGCGATAA
- a CDS encoding PP2C family protein-serine/threonine phosphatase: protein MDNAIDERTLPGVAGGRARGGRDTQQDDLVCLHDPLTHTYLLVLADGMGGDGAGELASQGVIDSTRRLWAQGTWRDQPTSLFLESVCQAAHAELRLRQQQLANGSPHSTVVALLVKDQRIAWAHVGDSRLYRFDGHQLLGRTEDHSLAQLRYQRGEINEQDLATHDDQQFLLRGLGGPEGPVVEHGSGELRRGHAFVLCSDGAWTQLQDEELGRFVQRRDQQQALSEAIHLAVERGGPMGDNVSLIFVRPRTGGFWPSLWQAMFPGRRRKAPATLQDEA, encoded by the coding sequence GTGGATAACGCGATCGATGAGCGGACGCTTCCCGGCGTCGCGGGTGGCCGGGCACGTGGCGGCCGGGACACGCAGCAGGACGACCTTGTCTGCCTGCATGACCCGCTGACACACACCTATCTGCTGGTACTGGCCGATGGCATGGGCGGCGATGGCGCGGGCGAGCTTGCCTCGCAAGGCGTGATCGACTCGACCCGGCGCCTGTGGGCGCAGGGCACCTGGCGTGACCAGCCCACCTCGCTGTTCCTGGAGTCGGTGTGCCAGGCCGCGCATGCCGAGCTTCGCCTCCGCCAGCAGCAGCTGGCGAACGGCTCGCCCCACTCCACCGTGGTGGCCCTGCTGGTGAAGGACCAACGCATCGCCTGGGCCCACGTGGGGGATAGCCGCCTGTACCGGTTTGATGGCCATCAGTTGCTGGGCCGCACCGAAGATCACAGCCTGGCGCAACTCAGGTATCAGCGAGGCGAGATCAACGAACAGGACCTTGCCACGCACGACGATCAACAATTCCTGCTGCGCGGACTGGGCGGCCCCGAGGGGCCGGTGGTTGAACATGGCAGTGGCGAACTGCGTCGCGGCCACGCATTCGTGTTGTGCAGCGATGGCGCGTGGACGCAACTGCAGGACGAGGAACTCGGGCGCTTCGTGCAGCGTCGCGATCAGCAACAGGCACTGAGCGAAGCCATTCACCTGGCCGTCGAACGGGGCGGCCCCATGGGCGACAATGTGTCGCTGATTTTTGTGCGCCCACGCACAGGCGGGTTCTGGCCCTCCCTGTGGCAGGCGATGTTTCCGGGACGGCGACGCAAGGCGCCGGCCACCTTGCAGGACGAGGCATGA
- a CDS encoding GFA family protein — translation MTKAETIRGSCRCGAVQWHLKRMPESATVCNCTACHRYGALWAYDFEGDGIQVLGPTRTYTQGRWVEFHFCSVCGCVAYWRGLKDSENGRRPMGVNLRMADLDSVAQIPIVRHNGLTATEDLPQDGRCVTDYWF, via the coding sequence GTGACCAAGGCAGAAACGATCCGCGGCTCTTGCCGCTGCGGTGCCGTTCAATGGCACCTTAAACGAATGCCCGAGTCAGCCACCGTGTGCAATTGCACCGCATGTCACCGCTACGGTGCGTTGTGGGCGTATGACTTTGAAGGGGATGGTATTCAGGTCTTGGGTCCGACTCGAACCTACACGCAGGGCAGGTGGGTCGAGTTTCATTTTTGCTCCGTCTGCGGCTGCGTGGCTTACTGGCGAGGCTTGAAAGACAGCGAGAATGGGCGGCGCCCGATGGGGGTCAATCTGCGGATGGCAGATCTGGACAGCGTCGCGCAGATTCCCATCGTCCGTCACAACGGGCTCACCGCCACCGAAGATCTACCGCAGGACGGTCGTTGCGTCACCGACTATTGGTTCTGA
- a CDS encoding LysM peptidoglycan-binding domain-containing protein, translating to MGALKSKVGSAFSGTPAATGAQASTVPDNGEPLSLSAITNTYLLPGRYADGEQQLRRYLAKYPNDRAAQNLLRQLTVDPKVALGATSRSYVVQAGDSYSTLAARDLGDSSQFLVLARYNGSTNPSTLRAGETIRLPSISARASSRSSAKETSTSVATTASTSNATPSNESPAAKAQRLQAESTALLRQGQKDQAMARLDEALTLDPHVKPAGDPAVRAPLLASYHERAVVLYRDQKLDQAIALWDRILAVDPGYERAVIYRARALELQHRLNQI from the coding sequence GTGGGCGCCCTCAAATCCAAGGTGGGCAGCGCCTTCAGCGGAACACCGGCAGCCACCGGTGCGCAGGCTTCCACGGTGCCGGACAACGGCGAGCCGTTGAGCCTGAGCGCCATCACCAACACCTATCTGCTGCCCGGTCGCTATGCCGATGGCGAGCAACAGCTGCGCCGCTACCTGGCCAAATACCCCAACGACCGCGCCGCGCAGAACCTGTTGCGCCAGCTCACGGTGGACCCGAAGGTGGCGCTGGGCGCCACGTCCCGCTCCTACGTCGTGCAGGCGGGCGACAGTTACAGCACGCTGGCCGCTCGCGACCTGGGCGACTCCAGCCAGTTCCTGGTGCTCGCGCGCTATAACGGCTCGACCAATCCCTCCACGCTTCGCGCCGGCGAGACGATCCGCTTGCCGTCGATCAGCGCGCGTGCGTCGTCGCGTAGCAGCGCAAAGGAAACCTCGACCAGCGTGGCCACGACGGCCAGCACCTCCAACGCGACCCCGTCCAACGAGTCACCTGCGGCAAAAGCCCAGCGACTGCAGGCAGAGAGCACGGCCCTGCTCCGGCAGGGACAGAAAGACCAGGCCATGGCGCGCCTGGATGAGGCACTGACGCTGGATCCTCATGTAAAGCCGGCTGGTGATCCTGCCGTACGCGCGCCTCTGCTGGCCTCATACCACGAGCGCGCCGTGGTGCTTTACCGGGATCAGAAACTGGATCAGGCCATTGCCCTGTGGGATCGCATCCTGGCGGTCGATCCCGGCTACGAACGCGCCGTGATCTATCGCGCGCGCGCGCTGGAACTGCAGCACCGCCTCAACCAGATTTGA
- a CDS encoding protein kinase domain-containing protein, which translates to MAVLNAVGKPELPAHIGRYRIDGILGEGAMAVVYAGFDPGIDRPVAIKCLHRDAADTGADRRLLLEARASGQLVHPNIVTIFDSGETDDGRPYIAMERLPGDTLASLVAREGLPPLAMAIELVSQMAAALDHAHGQGIIHQDVKPENIMLADGWHYAKLSDFGVAERRARQKRFAGSQPVGGTPAYMAPERLRGEPADERSDLFSLGVVLHWLITGKLPWPDMPDVKQLIVERQRHPRPTVTPLDPAAPALLTDVVSTLLAPTVEARYQSGAEVINDLRLARREYERTHETPIASRIISLRLRWIGALGAILCLVLLLGLAGIYAKQNTAVNGLATDFGSSLGRIVAGEAAENLLLGDEAATRALVQDVSRNEQIHYLAIANRQGQVVASTRASERGLPLADAGAAQSLVSSPDIKRYAGHPVGLDGMTVFDVPIRYQDKSVGELRLGVSNAPLVAAQRTTLGVIMAVLLVTLLALVSAAYWLFRQPLALMAMLSDALMHVARGEYQHRIRLARRDELGQLFASFNLMSSALESRHPADATPARGPSAQPAGQPTVVVSPPEK; encoded by the coding sequence GTGGCTGTCCTGAACGCCGTGGGCAAGCCTGAGCTGCCGGCGCATATCGGTCGCTATCGCATCGACGGCATCCTGGGCGAGGGCGCGATGGCGGTGGTCTATGCCGGTTTCGATCCTGGCATCGACCGGCCGGTGGCGATCAAATGTCTCCATCGCGACGCCGCCGATACCGGCGCTGATCGGCGCCTGTTGCTGGAAGCGCGAGCGTCAGGGCAGCTGGTGCACCCGAATATCGTCACGATTTTCGACAGCGGGGAAACCGACGACGGGCGACCGTATATCGCCATGGAGCGTTTGCCGGGCGACACGCTGGCCAGCCTGGTGGCGCGCGAAGGCCTGCCGCCGCTGGCGATGGCGATTGAGCTGGTCTCGCAGATGGCTGCGGCGCTGGATCATGCGCACGGGCAGGGCATCATCCACCAGGATGTGAAGCCGGAAAACATCATGCTGGCCGACGGCTGGCATTACGCCAAGCTCAGCGACTTCGGCGTGGCCGAGCGGCGGGCGCGTCAGAAGCGTTTCGCCGGTAGCCAGCCGGTGGGTGGTACGCCCGCGTATATGGCCCCGGAACGCCTGCGCGGCGAGCCGGCGGATGAACGCAGCGATCTTTTTTCGCTGGGCGTGGTGCTGCACTGGCTGATCACCGGCAAGTTGCCCTGGCCGGACATGCCGGACGTGAAGCAGTTGATCGTCGAACGCCAGCGCCACCCGCGCCCCACGGTGACACCGCTCGATCCCGCGGCGCCCGCGCTGCTGACGGATGTGGTGAGCACGTTGCTGGCGCCGACGGTGGAGGCGCGTTACCAATCCGGTGCGGAGGTGATCAACGACCTGCGCCTGGCGCGCCGCGAATACGAGCGCACTCATGAAACCCCCATCGCCTCGCGCATCATTTCGCTGCGCCTGCGCTGGATCGGCGCGCTGGGCGCCATCCTTTGCCTGGTGCTGCTGCTGGGGCTGGCAGGCATCTACGCCAAACAGAACACTGCGGTGAACGGGCTTGCCACCGATTTCGGCAGTTCGCTGGGCCGCATCGTGGCCGGTGAGGCGGCGGAGAACCTGCTGCTGGGCGACGAGGCGGCCACACGCGCACTGGTGCAGGATGTGTCGCGCAACGAGCAGATTCATTACCTCGCCATCGCCAATCGCCAGGGCCAGGTGGTGGCCAGCACGCGGGCGTCGGAAAGGGGGCTGCCGCTGGCTGATGCCGGCGCGGCCCAGTCACTGGTTTCCTCGCCCGACATCAAGCGGTATGCCGGCCATCCCGTGGGGCTGGACGGCATGACGGTCTTCGACGTGCCCATCCGGTATCAGGACAAAAGTGTCGGCGAGCTGCGTCTTGGCGTGAGCAATGCACCGCTGGTCGCCGCGCAGCGCACCACGCTGGGCGTGATCATGGCCGTCTTGCTGGTGACGTTGCTGGCGCTGGTGAGCGCGGCGTACTGGTTGTTCCGCCAGCCGCTGGCCTTGATGGCCATGCTCAGTGACGCGCTCATGCACGTGGCTCGTGGGGAGTACCAGCACCGCATTCGACTTGCGCGCCGCGACGAACTCGGTCAGCTGTTCGCCTCGTTCAACCTGATGAGCAGTGCGCTGGAATCGCGCCACCCGGCGGATGCCACGCCAGCGCGTGGCCCATCGGCCCAGCCCGCCGGGCAACCCACCGTGGTGGTGTCGCCGCCGGAGAAATGA
- a CDS encoding FHA domain-containing protein — METPRHTPSASSGRRLAGTQGTQLFSSGELSQWAAEAGASSHGHASEREPVLQGMSAGLEGHRFSLRAGRQTIGRRDDNDIVVNEPSVSSAHAWIINQQGHYVVMNTLSTNGTFVNDKRVHEASIKHGDRLRFGQVEFVFLTREPGERKRTGPLLLAGLLALAVLAAGLWWWLS; from the coding sequence ATGGAAACCCCCCGCCACACCCCATCCGCCTCATCCGGCCGGCGCCTCGCGGGCACGCAGGGCACGCAGCTGTTTTCCAGCGGCGAGCTGAGCCAATGGGCCGCGGAGGCCGGTGCTTCGTCCCACGGCCACGCCAGCGAGCGCGAGCCGGTGCTGCAGGGGATGAGTGCCGGGCTGGAAGGTCACCGCTTTTCGCTGCGTGCCGGTCGGCAGACCATTGGTCGTCGCGACGACAACGACATCGTGGTGAACGAGCCCAGCGTTTCCTCGGCGCATGCGTGGATCATCAACCAGCAGGGCCATTACGTGGTGATGAATACGCTGTCCACGAATGGCACGTTCGTCAACGACAAGCGTGTCCACGAGGCCAGCATCAAGCATGGCGACCGCCTCCGCTTCGGGCAGGTGGAGTTTGTGTTCCTGACCCGCGAACCCGGCGAACGCAAGCGCACCGGCCCCCTTTTGCTGGCGGGCCTGCTTGCACTGGCGGTGCTTGCGGCCGGGCTGTGGTGGTGGCTGTCCTGA